In Panthera leo isolate Ple1 chromosome F3, P.leo_Ple1_pat1.1, whole genome shotgun sequence, one genomic interval encodes:
- the LOC122212091 gene encoding protein S100-A12-like encodes MTKLEEHLEGIINVFHRYSSRVGDPDTLSKGELKQLITRELTNSLQNTKDQATIDKIFQDLDADKDGQVTFDEFVVLVSRVLQTAHVNIHKE; translated from the exons ATGACTAAGCTGGAAGAACACTTGGAGGGGATCATTAATGTCTTCCACCGGTACTCAAGCCGGGTGGGGGATCCTGACACCCTTTCCAAGGGTGAGCTGAAGCAGCTGATCACAAGGGAACTTACAAACTCCCTCCAG AATACGAAAGATCAAGCTACCATTGACAAGATATTCCAAGATCTGGATGCTGATAAAGATGGACAGGTCACCTTTGATGAATTTGTAGTCCTGGTGTCTCGCGTGCTACAGACCGCCCATGTCAATATCCACAAAGAGTAG